A window of the Raphanus sativus cultivar WK10039 unplaced genomic scaffold, ASM80110v3 Scaffold4149, whole genome shotgun sequence genome harbors these coding sequences:
- the LOC108832258 gene encoding protein NETWORKED 2A-like, with protein sequence MLQRAASNAYSWWWASHIRTKQSKWLEHNLQDMEEKVEYTLKIIDEDGDTFAKRADMYYRKRPEIVSFVEEAFRSYRALAERYDHLSRELQSANRTIATAFPEHVQFPLEDDDVDVDVDVDEGNPRKQPHLHLVPKGGNNIPQVPEFPIKEFRSQSMMLSRKGPDSLKRTVSSALAKREAAVVSSGLSKEEGLEEIDSLQKGILALQTEKEFVRSSYEQSYERYWDLDNEVTEMQKRVCSLQDEFGLGAGIDDSEARTLMATTALSSCKDTLAKLEEKRKQSVEEAEIEKERITTAKERFNALRNKFEKPKSDDDHDEFIKTEAEEDVAQESSYESEREDSNENLTVVKLAEKIDDLVQKIVSLESNASSHNALVKTLRSETDGLHEHIRGLEEDKASLISDSTDMKQRMTSLENELREVRKLYQKVEDQNKSLQKQFKEANWTADDLSGKLQDVKMDEDVEGSGIFHEMPLVSGSEDCLKSISKEMERESNVEDRKTHAIVVKESEGAQEERPETKDSFALSETASTGFGTEDEDEETPNWRQLLPDGMEDREKVLLDDYTSVLRDYRGVKRKLSEVEKKNREGFFELALQLRELKNAVAYKDVEIQSLRQKLGTLEKDSPHQGEGNNQLEHDQGQRESMNVSPTSNFSVSTTPHHQVGEAKRIESNEVRVKFAEDDDDSPRTNIPAVEDKVRADIDAVLEENLEFWLRFSSSVHQIQKYQTTVQDLKSELTKLRIESRQQQESSRSSSSKHAAASDAKPIYRHLREIRTELQLWLENSAVLKDELQGRFGSLANIQEEIARVTAHSGGSKVSDSEISGYQAAKFHGEIVNMKQENKRVSSELQSGVDRVRVLKTDVERILSKLEEDIGISSAAEARTTPSKSSSSGKARIPLRSFLFGVKLKKQTKQKQASASLFSCVSPFPALQQQSSYVKPGKLPE encoded by the exons ATGTTGCAGAGAGCAGCGAGCAATGCGTATTCATGGTGGTGGGCCAGCCACATCCGTACAAAGCAATCCAAATGGCTCGAACACAATCTCCAAG ATATGGAAGAGAAAGTGGAGTATACTCTTAAGATCAtagatgaagatggagacaCTTTCGCCAAAAGAGCTGACATGTATTACCGTAAACGACCAGAGATTGTTAGTTTCGTGGAGGAGGCTTTTCGATCATACCGTGCATTAGCTGAACGCTATGATCATTTGTCTAGAGAGCTTCAAAGCGCAAACCGCACAATCGCCACTGCTTTTCCTGAACATGTTCAGTTTCCTCTGGaggatgatgatgttgatgttgATGTTGATGTTGATGAAGGGAATCCACGGAAACAACCGCATCTTCATCTTGTTCCCAAGGGAGGAAACAACATCCCTCAAGTCCCGGAGTTTCCAATAAAAGAATTCAGGAGTCAGTCGATGATGTTGTCAAGAAAAGGACCAGATAGTCTGAAAAGGACAGTGTCTTCTGCTTTAGCAAAGCGGGAAGCGGCGGTTGTGAGTTCTGGATTGAGCAAAGAAGAAGGCTTGGAGGAGATTGATAGCCTTCAGAAGGGGATCTTGGCGTTGCAGACGGAGAAAGAGTTTGTGAGGAGCTCATATGAGCAGTCTTATGAGAGGTATTGGGATCTTGATAATGAAGTGACTGAGATGCAGAAGAGAGTTTGTAGCTTGCAAGATGAGTTTGGTCTCGGTGCTGGGATTGATGATAGTGAAGCTAGGACATTGATGGCGACCACCGCCTTGAGCTCCTGTAAGGACACACTAGCTAAGCTTGAAGAGAAACGGAAGCAATCTGTTGAAGAAGCAGAGATTGAGAAGGAAAGAATCACTACTGCTAAAGAGAGGTTTAATGCCTTGAGGAACAAGTTTGAGAAACCGAAAAGTGATGATGATCATGATGAGTTCATTAAGACAGAAGCAGAAGAGGATGTGGCTCAGGAATCTAGCTATGAATCTGAGAGAGAAGATTCAAATGAGAATCTAACTGTTGTGAAGCTTGCAGAGAAGATTGATGATCTTGTGCAGAAGATTGTTTCATTGGAGAGCAATGCTTCGTCTCACAATGCATTAGTGAAGACACTAAGATCAGAGACGGATGGTTTACACGAACATATCCGTGGTCTAGAGGAGGACAAGGCGTCTCTTATTTCGGATTCCACGGATATGAAACAGAGGATGACTAGTCTTGAAAACGAGCTGAGAGAAGTTAGAAAACTATACCAAAAGGTGGAAGATCAGAACAAGAGTCTACAAAAACAGTTCAAGGAAGCCAATTGGACTGCTGATGATTTATCTGGCAAGTTACAAGATGTGAAGATGGATGAAGATGTCGAAGGATCCGGTATATTCCATGAAATGCCACTTGTTTCAGGATCAGAAGATTGTCTAAAGTCAATCTCAAAGGAGATGGAAAGGGAAAGTAATGTGGAAGACAGGAAGACACATGCCATTGTAGTAAAAGAGAGTGAAGGAGCTCAAGAAGAGAGACCTGAGACCAAAGATTCGTTTGCTTTGTCAGAAACCGCAAGCACTGGTTTTGGAACAGAAGACGAAGATGAAGAGACACCAAACTGGAGACAGTTGTTACCAGATGGCATGGAGGACAGAGAGAAGGTTCTGTTAGATGATTACACATCAGTGCTAAGGGACTACAGAGGAGTAAAGAGAAAGTTAAGTGAAGTtgagaagaagaatagagaagggTTCTTCGAGCTGGCATTACAGTTAAGAGAGCTCAAGAATGCTGTTGCTTACAAAGACGTAGAGATTCAGTCTTTACGCCAAAAACTAGGAACGCTAGAGAAAGACTCTCCGCATCAAGGGGAAGGAAATAACCAGCTGGAACATGATCAAGGACAGCGTGAAAGTATGAACGTTTCACCAACTTCCAACTTTTCGGTTTCCACTACACCGCATCATCAGGTAGGAGAGGCGAAGAGAATAGAGTCAAATGAGGTAAGGGTGAAGTTTgcagaggatgatgatgatagccCGAGAACAAATATTCCAGCTGTGGAAGACAAAGTGCGTGCAGATATCGACGCTGTGTTGGAAGAGAATCTCGAGTTCTGGTTAAGATTTAGCTCATCGGTGCATCAGATACAAAAATACCAGACAACAGTTCAGGATTTGAAGTCAGAGTTAACGAAGCTGAGAATCGAAAGCAGACAACAGCAAGAATCTTCAAGAAGTAGTAGTAGTAAGCACGCAGCTGCATCAGATGCAAAACCTATCTATAGACATCTAAGAGAGATTCGTACAGAGCTGCAGTTGTGGctagaaaacagtgcagttctTAAAGACGAACTACAGGGAAGGTTTGGATCACTAGCTAATATCCAAGAAGAAATCGCAAGAGTCACAGCTCACTCGGGTGGTAGTAAAGTAAGTGATTCAGAGATTAGCGGTTACCAAGCTGCAAAGTTCCATGGAGAGATTGTTAACATGAAACAAGAGAACAAAAGGGTTTCAAGCGAACTTCAATCGGGTGTTGATCGTGTAAGAGTGTTGAAGACAGACGTAGAGAGGATTCTGAGTAAACTGGAAGAGGATATTGGGATCTCAAGTGCAGCAGAAGCAAGAACAACTCCGAGCAAGAGCTCTTCGAGTGGAAAAGCGAGAATCCCATTACGGTCATTCTTGTTCGGTGTCAAGTTAAAGAAGCAGACAAAACAGAAGCAAGCTTCAgcatctctcttctcttgtgTCAGTCCATTTCCAGCTCTGCAACAACAGTCTAGTTACGTTAAACCTGGAAAGCTCCCTGAATAA